From bacterium, a single genomic window includes:
- a CDS encoding N-acetylmuramoyl-L-alanine amidase, translating into MQVHDHQLVGDDGVPVPFRESPNWTHGTFLAPEYLLVHYTAAPSAEDAVARFLDPRARASAHLVVGRDGTVTQLVRFDRVAWHAGPSRWEGRPGLNAFAIGIELDNPGRLVRLGPGRWGTWYGDVLPDDDVVQAVHRDDPVGSLLSGWPRYPAAQLAAALAAAEAVVQAYGLRDVLGHDEVAPGRRSDPGPAFPMASVRARLFGRADDALPVWVTSEALAIRAAPARRAAPRQAARCRRGRRARRHAAPGELVEVLDAGGDQPDREGWVHSRFLRPAA; encoded by the coding sequence ATGCAGGTCCACGACCATCAGCTCGTCGGCGACGACGGCGTTCCCGTCCCGTTCCGCGAGAGCCCGAACTGGACGCACGGCACGTTCCTCGCACCCGAGTACCTGCTCGTGCACTACACCGCCGCGCCGAGCGCGGAGGACGCCGTCGCCCGCTTCCTCGACCCGCGCGCGCGGGCCTCCGCGCACCTCGTCGTCGGCCGCGACGGCACCGTCACCCAGCTCGTGCGCTTCGATCGCGTGGCGTGGCACGCCGGCCCGAGCCGCTGGGAGGGCCGCCCGGGCCTCAACGCCTTCGCCATCGGCATCGAGCTCGACAACCCCGGGCGCCTCGTGCGCCTCGGCCCCGGCCGCTGGGGCACCTGGTACGGCGACGTGCTGCCGGACGACGACGTCGTCCAGGCGGTGCACCGAGACGATCCGGTGGGCAGCCTGCTCTCCGGCTGGCCGCGCTATCCGGCCGCGCAGCTCGCGGCGGCGCTCGCCGCGGCCGAGGCCGTCGTCCAGGCCTACGGGCTGCGCGACGTCCTCGGCCACGACGAGGTCGCGCCCGGCCGCAGGAGCGATCCCGGTCCCGCGTTCCCGATGGCCAGCGTGCGCGCCCGGCTCTTCGGCCGTGCGGACGACGCGCTGCCGGTGTGGGTGACGAGCGAGGCGCTCGCCATCCGCGCCGCGCCGGCCAGACGGGCTGCGCCTCGCCAAGCGGCCCGTTGCCGCCGGGGACGTCGAGCGCGTCGCCACGCGGCGCCTGGTGAGCTCGTCGAAGTGCTCGACGCCGGCGGCGACCAGCCCGACCGCGAGGGCTGGGTGCACAGCCGCTTCCTCCGGCCCGCGGCGTAG
- a CDS encoding PQQ-binding-like beta-propeller repeat protein yields MPPDVAAAAADWPLPNRDHLGTRATTASPITAANVATLVPAWAATIPPLGLTGALATNPLVVGDTVFVQDLLSNLYAFERATGAARWSVAVGYLSVGPNGAAIGYGRVYAVVGRNLVAAFDAGTGAEQWRVEVPATATEGIDLQPVVYDRRLYVSTVPVSVFGQFTGGDRGVLHALDVDTGAIVWSFDTVDSPDLWGNPQVNSGGGAWFPPAIDAMAGVTYWGTGNPAPFPGIAAFPNASSRPGPNLYTNCALAVDAGRGTLRWYRQVQPRDLFDHDFHLTMLADVAVAGGARRLLVGTGKAGYVHAFDAADGMPLWRTAVGEHVNDDLLAVPLEPTFVKPGLLGGVMTPPAYADGTIYVAVNDMATPYQGDREDHFSFFPYVASARGDLVALDAASGVVQWTQPLPAAAFGAATVVNDVVLTTAFDGSLHAFARHEGGRPLWSVKAGDGINGWPAVAGDLVLVPVGLGSPAQLVAYRLPAGVTTAR; encoded by the coding sequence GTGCCGCCCGACGTCGCCGCCGCCGCGGCGGACTGGCCGCTGCCGAACCGGGACCACCTCGGCACCCGGGCGACCACCGCCTCGCCGATCACCGCCGCGAACGTCGCCACGCTCGTTCCGGCGTGGGCCGCGACGATTCCCCCGCTCGGCCTCACCGGCGCGCTGGCGACGAACCCGCTCGTCGTCGGGGACACCGTCTTCGTGCAGGACCTGCTCTCGAACCTCTACGCCTTCGAGCGCGCGACCGGCGCGGCGCGGTGGAGCGTTGCGGTCGGCTACCTGTCGGTGGGGCCGAACGGCGCGGCGATCGGCTACGGCCGCGTCTATGCCGTCGTCGGGCGCAACCTCGTGGCGGCCTTCGACGCCGGCACGGGCGCCGAGCAGTGGCGCGTCGAGGTCCCGGCGACGGCGACGGAGGGCATCGACCTGCAGCCCGTCGTGTACGACCGCCGCCTCTATGTCTCGACCGTGCCGGTGAGCGTCTTCGGCCAGTTCACGGGCGGCGATCGCGGCGTCCTGCATGCGCTCGACGTCGACACCGGCGCGATCGTGTGGTCGTTCGACACGGTCGACTCGCCGGACCTGTGGGGCAATCCGCAGGTCAACAGCGGCGGCGGCGCATGGTTCCCGCCCGCGATCGACGCGATGGCCGGCGTCACCTACTGGGGCACCGGCAACCCGGCACCGTTCCCCGGCATCGCGGCCTTCCCGAACGCCTCGAGCCGCCCGGGGCCCAACCTCTATACCAACTGCGCGCTGGCCGTGGACGCCGGCCGCGGCACCCTGCGCTGGTATCGGCAGGTGCAGCCGCGCGACCTCTTCGACCACGACTTCCACCTGACGATGCTGGCCGACGTGGCCGTCGCCGGGGGAGCGCGCCGGCTGCTCGTCGGCACCGGCAAGGCCGGCTACGTGCACGCGTTCGACGCCGCCGACGGGATGCCGCTGTGGAGGACGGCCGTGGGCGAGCACGTGAACGACGATCTCCTCGCCGTGCCGCTCGAGCCGACCTTCGTGAAGCCGGGGCTCCTCGGCGGCGTGATGACGCCGCCCGCCTACGCCGACGGCACGATCTACGTCGCGGTGAACGACATGGCCACGCCGTACCAGGGCGACCGCGAGGACCACTTCTCGTTCTTCCCCTACGTCGCCTCGGCGCGCGGCGATCTGGTCGCGCTCGACGCGGCGAGCGGCGTCGTGCAGTGGACGCAGCCGCTGCCCGCCGCCGCCTTCGGCGCCGCCACGGTCGTGAACGACGTGGTGCTGACGACCGCCTTCGACGGCTCGCTGCACGCCTTCGCGCGCCACGAGGGCGGCCGGCCGCTGTGGAGCGTGAAGGCCGGCGACGGCATCAACGGATGGCCGGCGGTCGCGGGCGACCTCGTGCTCGTTCCGGTCGGCCTCGGAAGCCCGGCGCAGCTCGTCGCCTACCGCCTCCCCGCCGGCGTCACCACAGCGCGCTGA
- a CDS encoding CocE/NonD family hydrolase, translated as MHKRTCEWVIRAALGVAIVAAGVGPASAFDLQAGIGFVGVRNGVQGNVVGLETPGGLEVQRGTVDRFGSLVFRELGEGNPFVVRDLTAGGGGQPVTTLVFTDHPDQSFYQAQTLVAGYQYIQMRDGTLLAAMIRPPLGRTMADGPFPTLIEYSGYSPADPDNPQPSTLLASALGYATVGVNMRGSGCSGGVIDLFDLPTTADGYDIIETVGVQPWVKFAKVGMIGISFPGISQLFVAGARPPHLGAVAPFSTIADIYRAPGFPGGIFNNGFAESWLRGRNSDAEPAPEGGQSWARRRARNGDQTCIANQRLRLQTLDAVEFTQSHPFYLPYLMDARSPINWVGDIQVPTFLAGAWQDEQTGGDFASYLRLLPKRRDVKVSLINGVHTSAMEPAILWNWIAFLDLYVAHQLPDPSRAAPFAPIVYSQILGGNVPTPPLPVDRFDGITDYDQARALFEADPRVRVLFENGGGSPQPGLPAPRFEVGFQRWPANGARATAWYLGPDGTLARKRPRKAGEGVDAYNPDPSVRPAQTLPGSGEADSWSILPPYDWAPYVDGTALAYATEPLIDDVTIVGPGSVDLYLRSSAEDTDIQVTLSEIRPDGLETYVQSGWLRASHRKLDRKKRTRLEPWPTHLEKDAAPMPDGKFALVRVGIFPVAHVFRKGSRIRLGIAAPGGDRTRWRFDTFLTGGTVRNEISRMHAKASRVVLPVIPGVVPPPTLPPCPGLRGQPCRTYRPAGNGG; from the coding sequence ATGCACAAGCGTACGTGCGAGTGGGTGATTCGTGCCGCCCTGGGGGTGGCGATCGTGGCCGCGGGGGTGGGGCCGGCATCGGCGTTCGACCTCCAGGCCGGCATCGGCTTCGTGGGGGTCCGAAACGGTGTCCAGGGCAACGTGGTGGGGCTCGAGACCCCGGGGGGCCTCGAGGTCCAGCGGGGGACGGTCGACCGCTTCGGCAGCCTGGTCTTCCGCGAGCTCGGCGAGGGCAACCCCTTCGTCGTGCGGGATCTCACCGCCGGGGGCGGCGGGCAGCCCGTGACGACCCTCGTGTTCACGGATCACCCCGACCAGTCCTTCTACCAGGCCCAGACGCTGGTCGCGGGCTACCAGTACATCCAGATGCGCGACGGCACGCTGCTCGCCGCGATGATCCGTCCGCCGCTCGGCAGGACGATGGCCGACGGCCCGTTCCCGACGCTGATCGAGTACTCCGGCTACTCGCCGGCCGACCCCGACAACCCGCAGCCGTCGACGCTGCTCGCGAGCGCGCTCGGCTACGCGACGGTGGGCGTCAACATGCGCGGCTCGGGCTGCTCGGGCGGCGTCATCGATCTCTTCGACCTGCCCACCACGGCCGACGGCTACGACATCATCGAGACGGTCGGCGTGCAGCCGTGGGTGAAGTTCGCCAAGGTCGGCATGATCGGCATCTCGTTCCCCGGCATCAGCCAGCTGTTCGTCGCCGGCGCGCGGCCGCCGCATCTCGGCGCCGTGGCGCCGTTCTCGACCATCGCCGACATCTACCGGGCCCCCGGCTTCCCGGGCGGCATCTTCAACAACGGCTTCGCCGAGAGCTGGCTGCGCGGCCGCAACAGCGACGCCGAGCCGGCTCCCGAGGGCGGCCAGTCCTGGGCCCGCCGCCGGGCGCGCAACGGCGACCAGACCTGCATCGCGAACCAGCGCCTGCGCCTGCAGACGCTCGACGCGGTCGAGTTCACCCAGAGCCACCCGTTCTACCTGCCGTACCTCATGGACGCGCGCTCGCCGATCAACTGGGTCGGCGACATCCAGGTGCCGACGTTCCTCGCCGGCGCGTGGCAGGACGAGCAGACGGGCGGCGACTTCGCCTCGTACCTGCGCCTCCTGCCGAAGCGCCGCGACGTCAAGGTGAGCCTCATCAACGGCGTTCACACGAGCGCGATGGAGCCGGCGATCCTGTGGAACTGGATCGCGTTCCTCGACCTCTACGTGGCGCACCAGCTGCCCGACCCGAGTCGTGCCGCGCCGTTCGCGCCCATCGTCTACTCGCAGATCCTCGGCGGCAACGTGCCGACGCCGCCGCTGCCCGTCGACCGCTTCGACGGCATCACCGACTACGACCAGGCGCGCGCGCTCTTCGAGGCCGATCCGCGCGTCCGCGTGCTGTTCGAGAACGGCGGCGGCTCGCCGCAGCCGGGCCTGCCCGCGCCGCGCTTCGAGGTCGGCTTCCAGCGCTGGCCCGCCAACGGCGCCCGTGCCACCGCCTGGTACCTCGGTCCCGACGGCACGCTCGCGCGCAAGCGGCCGCGGAAGGCCGGCGAGGGCGTCGACGCCTACAATCCCGATCCGTCGGTGCGGCCGGCGCAGACGCTGCCCGGCAGCGGCGAGGCCGACTCCTGGTCGATCCTGCCGCCGTACGACTGGGCGCCCTACGTCGACGGCACCGCGCTCGCGTACGCCACCGAGCCGCTGATCGACGACGTGACCATCGTCGGCCCGGGCAGCGTCGACCTCTATCTGCGCTCGAGCGCCGAGGACACGGACATCCAGGTGACGCTGAGCGAGATCCGGCCCGACGGCCTCGAGACCTACGTGCAGAGCGGCTGGCTGCGCGCCAGCCACCGCAAGCTCGACCGCAAGAAGCGCACCCGCCTGGAGCCGTGGCCGACGCACCTCGAAAAGGACGCGGCGCCGATGCCGGACGGCAAGTTCGCGCTCGTGCGCGTCGGCATCTTCCCGGTGGCGCACGTCTTCCGGAAGGGCTCGCGCATCCGCCTCGGCATCGCCGCCCCGGGCGGCGATCGCACACGCTGGCGCTTCGACACCTTCCTCACGGGCGGGACGGTGCGCAACGAGATCTCGCGCATGCACGCGAAGGCGTCGCGCGTGGTGCTGCCGGTGATCCCGGGCGTCGTGCCGCCGCCGACGCTGCCGCCGTGCCCGGGCCTGCGCGGCCAGCCCTGCCGCACCTACCGGCCGGCCGGCAACGGCGGCTGA
- a CDS encoding sigma-54-dependent Fis family transcriptional regulator: LHLDEVDALPADVQARVRRAIEAQEVVPQGGRVPVRLDVRVVASVRGEVAALVGAGRLAAELYELLADAVVRVPGLAERREDLPALVAMLVRRHNAVLKRRYRGVDEAALAELAAWPWPGNLCELSAALAQAMSVGDGEWVHVEDVPRRLSAGQAALLAPADDDLRAAVRAFERMHIESVLRRLAGNKRTAASRLGVSLSSLYRKLEELGIPLS, from the coding sequence GCTCCACCTCGACGAGGTCGATGCGCTGCCCGCCGACGTGCAGGCACGGGTGCGGCGGGCGATCGAGGCCCAGGAGGTGGTCCCGCAAGGCGGCCGCGTCCCGGTGCGTCTCGACGTCCGGGTCGTGGCCAGCGTGCGCGGCGAGGTCGCGGCGCTGGTCGGCGCGGGACGTCTCGCTGCGGAGCTCTACGAGCTCCTCGCCGACGCCGTGGTGCGCGTGCCCGGGCTGGCCGAGCGGCGCGAAGACCTGCCGGCGCTCGTCGCCATGCTCGTGCGCCGCCACAACGCGGTGCTGAAGCGTCGCTATCGCGGCGTCGACGAGGCGGCGCTCGCGGAGCTCGCGGCGTGGCCGTGGCCGGGCAACCTCTGCGAGCTCAGCGCCGCGCTGGCGCAGGCGATGAGCGTGGGCGACGGCGAGTGGGTCCACGTCGAGGACGTGCCGCGCCGGCTCTCGGCGGGCCAGGCGGCGCTGCTCGCTCCGGCGGACGACGATCTGCGCGCCGCCGTGCGGGCGTTCGAGCGCATGCACATCGAGTCGGTCCTGCGCCGTCTGGCGGGGAACAAGCGCACCGCGGCGAGCCGCCTCGGCGTCTCGCTCTCGTCGCTCTACCGCAAGCTCGAAGAGCTCGGCATCCCGCTCTCCTGA
- a CDS encoding TMEM165/GDT1 family protein produces the protein METLWTATAVVAIAEIGDKTQLLAIVLAARFRRPWPIVAGIFAATLLNHAAAATAGYFVAQWLTGPTFQIVVALGFLAMAAWALVPDAADDGPSDAARGGVFLTTLVAFFLVEIGDKTQIATTLLAARFHDVALVTAGTTLGMMLANVPAVVFGEAATRVVPLAVVRRLAAALFAVLGLWMLVSALW, from the coding sequence ATGGAAACGCTCTGGACCGCCACCGCGGTCGTCGCGATCGCCGAGATCGGCGACAAGACCCAGCTCCTCGCCATCGTCCTCGCCGCCCGCTTCCGCCGCCCGTGGCCGATCGTCGCCGGCATCTTCGCGGCGACGCTGCTGAACCACGCCGCCGCCGCGACGGCCGGCTACTTCGTCGCGCAGTGGCTGACGGGGCCGACGTTCCAGATCGTCGTCGCGCTCGGCTTCCTCGCCATGGCGGCCTGGGCGCTCGTCCCCGACGCCGCCGACGACGGCCCGTCCGACGCCGCCCGCGGCGGCGTCTTCCTCACCACGCTGGTGGCCTTCTTCCTCGTCGAGATCGGCGACAAGACGCAGATCGCGACGACCCTCCTCGCGGCGCGCTTCCACGACGTCGCCCTCGTCACCGCGGGCACGACGCTCGGCATGATGCTCGCCAACGTCCCCGCCGTCGTCTTCGGCGAGGCGGCGACGCGGGTCGTGCCCCTGGCCGTCGTGCGACGCCTCGCCGCCGCGCTGTTCGCGGTCCTCGGTCTGTGGATGCTCGTCAGCGCGCTGTGGTGA
- a CDS encoding metallophosphoesterase: MRRLVLRWLVLLDATLLLVALALAAGGSHRAYLLLAAVPVVFVPFSYARWRLHRALDAALGARHPRVVAAIGGAEIALDLVLVAQLLTARGPALLALVQGPVIGWIGPVWFSAHALLLLGYGVVGLARLAYRAAARVRIALAPPPPAPAGAEVLGRREFLQRAGVAGAALPFAAAFSGVPLSYDFRVEHRTLVVPGWPRRLDGLRVVHLSDIHVGGAMTRERLLRIAELTNAARPDLVAHTGDFLTHRSGDFDLPLYEALARVRAPLGQWACLGNHDYDDPARIVRRLGEAGVAVLRDRRDRLVVDGEPLEIAGADFVFSPTARETTYAALARAWGPPDAGARVLLNHDPSAFALLPDDVASLVLSGHTHGGHVGIQLGPSHALTVVGLLGLPDQGVFARGDMRLFVTRCVGFYGYPMRVGIPPEIAVLTLRTPDARSSLAPARADPAPA, encoded by the coding sequence GTGCGACGCCTCGTCCTGCGCTGGCTCGTCCTCCTCGACGCCACCCTCCTCCTCGTGGCCCTCGCCCTCGCCGCCGGCGGCTCGCACCGCGCCTACCTGCTGCTGGCGGCGGTGCCGGTCGTCTTCGTGCCGTTCTCCTACGCGCGCTGGCGCCTGCATCGCGCGCTCGACGCCGCGCTCGGCGCGCGGCATCCCCGGGTCGTCGCCGCGATCGGCGGCGCGGAGATCGCCCTCGACCTGGTCCTCGTCGCACAGCTGCTGACCGCCCGCGGTCCGGCCTTGCTGGCGCTCGTGCAGGGGCCGGTGATCGGCTGGATCGGGCCGGTGTGGTTCAGCGCGCACGCGCTGCTGCTGCTCGGCTACGGCGTCGTCGGGCTCGCGCGCCTCGCGTACCGCGCGGCGGCGCGCGTGCGCATCGCGCTCGCACCGCCGCCGCCCGCGCCCGCCGGCGCGGAGGTGCTCGGGCGGCGCGAGTTCCTGCAGCGCGCCGGCGTGGCGGGCGCCGCCCTCCCCTTCGCCGCGGCGTTCTCCGGCGTGCCGCTGTCGTACGACTTCCGCGTCGAGCACCGCACGCTCGTCGTGCCCGGCTGGCCGCGGCGCCTCGACGGGCTCCGCGTCGTCCACCTCTCCGACATCCACGTCGGCGGCGCCATGACGCGCGAGCGCCTGCTGCGCATCGCCGAGCTGACGAATGCGGCGCGTCCCGATCTGGTCGCGCACACGGGCGACTTCCTCACCCATCGCAGCGGCGACTTCGACCTGCCGCTCTACGAGGCGCTCGCCCGCGTGCGCGCACCGCTCGGGCAGTGGGCGTGCCTCGGCAACCACGACTACGACGACCCGGCGCGCATCGTACGCCGCCTCGGCGAAGCCGGGGTCGCCGTGCTGCGCGACCGCCGCGACCGCCTCGTCGTCGACGGCGAGCCGCTCGAGATCGCCGGTGCCGACTTCGTCTTCTCGCCGACGGCGCGCGAGACGACGTACGCAGCGCTGGCGCGCGCCTGGGGACCGCCCGACGCCGGTGCCCGCGTGCTGCTCAACCACGACCCGAGCGCCTTCGCCCTCCTGCCCGACGACGTCGCGAGCCTGGTGCTCTCCGGTCACACCCACGGCGGCCACGTCGGCATCCAGCTCGGGCCTTCGCACGCGCTCACCGTCGTCGGGCTGCTCGGCCTGCCCGATCAGGGCGTCTTCGCGCGCGGCGACATGCGCCTCTTCGTCACCCGCTGCGTCGGCTTCTACGGCTACCCGATGCGGGTCGGCATCCCGCCCGAGATCGCGGTGCTGACGCTGCGCACGCCGGACGCGCGCTCGAGCCTCGCGCCGGCGCGCGCGGACCCGGCACCCGCCTGA
- a CDS encoding glycosyltransferase family 9 protein → MPTAVAPILSIGKRFERRFRRLVLARLAGAASHQEQLELARVHRVLLIRANFRLGNLVLALPALPALRAVLPDAPLDVLCGRGFATLLDGHPDVDTVLTVDRRSLTHPLHLWRLARRLRAARYDLVVDGGRGSSFLGAMLARLSGGRWRAANAGCRYEACFNVLAPHSHRRHKLDLLLDMLDGLGIPPAEHAPRLHLRPDEMARAAAALDAWGTGPRPLVGISMAGRSEKGFPHAQIAALANQLVGAGSSVVVFPGPEEQHRAAALRPQLRREVRVAPLLPIREFAAVIALLDVFVTADSGPMHVAAAVGTRVVTAVRSLTAPYFVPRGPRHRAVLPDPAHPVADLAAAIAELLAAEPPAAVQPPTAV, encoded by the coding sequence TTGCCCACGGCGGTCGCCCCCATCCTTTCCATCGGGAAGCGCTTCGAGCGCCGCTTCCGCCGTCTCGTCCTCGCGCGCCTGGCCGGCGCGGCGTCGCACCAGGAGCAGCTCGAGCTGGCCCGGGTCCACCGCGTCCTGCTGATCCGCGCCAACTTCCGCCTGGGCAACCTCGTCCTCGCGCTGCCGGCGCTCCCCGCCCTGCGGGCGGTGCTGCCGGATGCGCCGCTCGACGTTCTGTGCGGCCGCGGCTTCGCGACCCTGCTCGACGGCCACCCCGACGTCGACACCGTGCTCACCGTCGACCGCCGCAGCCTGACGCACCCGCTGCACCTGTGGCGGCTCGCCCGACGCCTGCGTGCGGCACGCTACGACCTCGTCGTCGACGGCGGCCGCGGCAGCAGCTTTCTCGGCGCGATGCTGGCACGCCTGTCCGGGGGACGCTGGCGGGCGGCCAACGCGGGCTGTCGCTACGAGGCCTGCTTCAACGTGCTCGCGCCGCACAGCCACCGACGCCACAAGCTCGACCTGCTGCTCGACATGCTCGACGGCCTCGGCATCCCGCCCGCCGAGCACGCGCCGCGCCTCCACCTCCGCCCGGACGAGATGGCGCGCGCCGCCGCCGCCCTCGACGCCTGGGGCACGGGCCCGCGGCCGCTGGTCGGCATCAGCATGGCGGGCCGCTCGGAGAAGGGCTTTCCGCACGCGCAGATCGCGGCCCTCGCGAACCAGCTCGTCGGCGCCGGCAGCAGCGTGGTCGTCTTTCCCGGCCCCGAGGAGCAGCACCGTGCCGCGGCGCTGCGTCCGCAGCTGCGGCGGGAGGTGCGCGTGGCACCGCTGCTGCCGATCCGCGAGTTCGCCGCGGTGATCGCGCTCCTCGACGTGTTCGTCACCGCGGACAGCGGTCCCATGCACGTGGCCGCCGCGGTCGGCACGCGCGTGGTCACCGCCGTGCGCTCGCTCACCGCGCCCTACTTCGTCCCGCGCGGGCCGCGCCACCGCGCCGTGCTCCCCGACCCGGCCCACCCGGTCGCGGACCTCGCCGCCGCGATCGCGGAGCTGCTCGCCGCGGAGCCGCCGGCGGCGGTCCAGCCGCCCACCGCCGTCTGA
- a CDS encoding thioredoxin family protein has translation MTRSPVGLLLMTLLLPGWLHAATVDVAATGQLQAATKGPGAPEAKVYRSLDAPVAFLVTGSVFGRPVWVTTAPTSARLLDPARVTPSPSDAETMRVDTGGPQQDFLGVRFSGPDLVLDRDGVALTLTQAPPILGERTGAELLAALPEYRRNAARYEPDAASVAVLRRATQPLELLVFFGSWCSHCEEMVPRLLKVMQEAQGTGLTVRFHGVPADGAPDKVADAMGVRALPTGVLRRDGKEVARMDVDDWEHPDKSLARLVAAR, from the coding sequence ATGACCCGTTCGCCCGTAGGTCTCCTGCTGATGACCCTGCTGCTGCCGGGGTGGCTCCACGCGGCCACCGTGGACGTGGCGGCGACGGGGCAGCTCCAGGCGGCGACGAAGGGGCCGGGCGCTCCCGAGGCGAAGGTCTACCGCTCGCTCGACGCGCCGGTCGCGTTCCTGGTCACGGGATCCGTCTTCGGCCGCCCGGTCTGGGTGACGACCGCCCCGACCAGCGCCCGGCTGCTCGATCCGGCCCGCGTCACCCCGAGCCCGTCCGACGCGGAGACCATGCGCGTCGACACCGGCGGGCCGCAGCAGGACTTCCTCGGCGTACGCTTCTCGGGTCCCGATCTCGTTCTCGACCGCGACGGCGTGGCCCTCACGCTCACCCAGGCGCCGCCGATCCTCGGCGAGCGCACCGGGGCGGAGCTGCTCGCGGCGCTCCCGGAGTACCGGCGCAACGCCGCCCGCTACGAGCCCGACGCCGCCTCGGTCGCCGTCCTGCGCCGGGCCACGCAGCCGCTCGAGCTGCTCGTCTTCTTCGGCAGCTGGTGCTCGCACTGCGAGGAGATGGTGCCGCGCCTGCTGAAGGTGATGCAGGAGGCGCAGGGCACCGGGCTCACCGTCCGCTTCCACGGCGTGCCGGCCGACGGCGCGCCCGACAAGGTCGCCGATGCGATGGGCGTGCGCGCGCTGCCGACGGGCGTCCTGCGGCGCGACGGCAAGGAGGTCGCGCGCATGGACGTCGACGACTGGGAGCATCCCGACAAGAGCCTCGCCCGCCTGGTCGCGGCCAGGTAG